One Ostrea edulis chromosome 6, xbOstEdul1.1, whole genome shotgun sequence genomic window, tttttttaatattaaatttatgagacaacaacacaagaatacaactttttctctttcttcatttgaagtttgtttccatcTGGCCATCAATGGcatcatgttttcaaatgccgactactcccgtataagggaatttgggcggacttatacatatggaccaatgagagtttctgttgcatttcgctattgtattacaaacagattcaattgtgtcgtcacacaacgcaatactatatcggccaaagcgttctaattcaaaggtgaattgcgataaaaaTATAATCGCCTAACTGGGTAGCTTAGCTCATTTAGAAGTTTTCAATCTtaaattattattgtacatatccttcacgTTTCACCCATATCTCCGGTGCGTTATTCCTCCTTGAATTAGATATGCAATAGTTACTCGTTTCCACTTTGACAGAATTTTGAGTTTTGTCAGAGCTATTTCATTATCCCTCTAAATCTATGTTTCCTTCATTGAGGTGGTTGCACGACAGCCGGTGATCATTCTTTAGGACATTTATAAATGCCGCAAAAATATCTTTTGCGTCTCACCCCACGTAAGAGTTCAGTTAAGGATAACAATTCTTGCTCAACTCGAAAATTGCGTATTGGTTCATTCCATTTTACATACACACTCATTCAAGACATTTCTCCCATAGATCTTGAAAACTTCGATATAAGAAAGAATTTATTGACTGCACTGAATTTGACATTTCACAGAAGATCAATTAAAGAAGAGCACTTCTACATGAGGAAGAAATATCTACGTTATAGAATTTtgattagataaaaaaaatcatgttgaCCGAGAAAGATTGCAGAATGAGAGTCGTGCGTTTAATGCATTTTTTGACATCAAAGTTCGTCCCATATTCAGTAGATTGAGTGTGAACAgaaaatcattacatgtatatatcataggTGTATACATTTTGGTATATTTTTCCGCTTAAGACAGTCACTACATAGATAATAAACTAAATAAATTGAGCATATAGGAAATGTTCTCAATATCCATGATCATTCCACAGGTTTAAGAACGATTTTATCAAAATGCTGTGGACGGAGTCCAAATTTGTCGAAGACATCCTCCATTGAGATCTGTTCCTCTGGATTTTTGGTCGTTACCTGGAAATTCTGAACAAGGTTAGCCGTAAAGGCGTACTGGAACATATCGCCGATGTATCTGCCTATGCAGTATCGGGGTCCTGCAAAAGTCAAACGTGGATTACTTTGTGTGCTAATTGATATATTCGTAAGCTTAATGTTCAAAAACAGCTATAACTTTCTCTAGCGGCATGCCCTTGGGTGAATATAAATGCAagaatttcttttgtaaaataaaatgcaaaccCCCTTCttccagaaaaaaatgtaaGCTGTAATATTGCTAAACATATGGGTGAGTATTTATGAAACcgaaattacaaaatttgttcCCGTTTTGTACTAGTGAATTATATCACTTAGCACTACATTGGAAGTACCTGTTCCATAAGGAGCGAAGATGGTCTCCGGTACCTGATGATCAGCACCTTCAAGAAACCTCTCTGGATTGAAGACTTCCGGGTCCTTCCAGATATTGCTATCATGAGATGGTGCCTTGCAATCAATTAAAATGATGCCGTCTTTCGGAATATCATACTCGCCAAGCTTTATATCCTGTTTTGCAGCATGGAAGGGGGCTAAAACCACTGTAAAATCAAACGAGGGCTACATTTGATTTCACACAGTTCATAATGTTTTTATCATGgtcaaaatttacaatgtatcaatatattAAAGGTCAAAGAGATGAAGCCCATTTCGTCTCCGAAAGTCAAATTATGCGACTGTCGACGACAAAAAGGACTTTGTCCTTGTACACTTGGCAGCTAAATTAATAACCAACCTTTATTGAAGACCGAGTTCAACCGACATTGCAATGTATTACAAAGGAAGATGTAACAGAAACGACGATCTAGGAAAATGCATCTTGCACCAAATATATTCCTCTACTCAATATTGAATGACATCATAATCACAGACGTCGGTGGAGAAATACCCCAGTGCCTACCAAAGAGGGTAACAGAAggtttgttttatcattttacGCTCCATTCAAAACTGTGTTTACTGTAGAAACAGTCCCTACCTATCTTAAATGCCCTAGGTTTATCGCGGGGCCGGGGTAGTTTAATAAGGAATGATACGGAGTCCTAACGGGGAAATATCGAATAGAAAAGCTGAAATGACTCGTAAATGTGACTAGAAGCCTAGTGGTTTTAGGTGCCCAGTCGTTCACAGGCGAAAATTcacaataatacatgtagattgattgattgattttatcttgtttaacgtctctctctctctcgatctctctctctctctctctctctctctctctctctctctcgagagagagagagagagagagagagagagagagaatttttctctcatatggagacgtcaccaagaccggtggaagggcttcaaatttagtcctatggtcggcgcttacggtcattgagcggtgagggatctttatcatgctacACTTAATGTGACACGGGACAACCGTTCttaaggtcatcttcgaggacccctgacattcacacctgatgccgagcgtttggcgatgaaactgtcactaccagTTTTAGCGATTTagatctgtcgcggccggggTTCGAACctcggccttccgcatgcgggacgaacgctctaaccaccGCGGTAGTTCCACCATAATAGAACATGCTAAAATATAAGTAGGCAATTACTTACACAAATAGGAACATATACCTTATTTTAGGACTTCTAAGGattctttaaaatttaaacaCTTTGCGAGTCATCTCCAACAGTTACAACAAAGCGGGGTTAGTCTCGCACGAGTAGATGTGACAATTAAAAACCTATGCTCTTTTAGGAAGAATTCAAAGGTTTAATTAGATTTTCTTCAAGAGACCCATGGATACTCTATGATTGTAAAAGTGTTGTACCTGGAGCGCGCATGCGCATGAGTTCTTTCACTGTAGCCAAAGTATATGGAGTTTTGGATCCATCGTCTGCTTGAACACGTCGGTCTCGACCAATCACCTACCAAACATATCTCActtgtttttacatttttatttcaaaaaaatattttattcataaggTCGTTTCAATAATCATATTTGTGGGTGCTGCATGCCTTACCGAAGAAGAATACTTTACAGACCAGATTGTATAAGGCTTGGAACCTCAACTATTTTATgttgtttaacattttttactctTGTACAGACGTCACCAACTTTCGATGACGTACTAATTGACATATGCAGACATCAGACTGATAGGTGCGATACGGCCGTAGCAGCAGGGGGTCTTTATCGGACCATTTCCGTGATACGGGACCTTCGGTTTTAAGATCATGTCCGAAAAACCTTTGCATTTTCTTCTAATGTCAGTAGATTGGCGGGGTAACACAGACACTAGCTATGCTGAATGTCTAAGGTTTGACATGACGGCGGGATCGACAATCGAACCCCAACCTTCCAGAAGCGAAGTGCCCATCCTAACTATTGGCTACCGCGACCTTCCACAAGCGAAGCAAGCGCCTTATCTATTGGTTACCCCAACCTTCCCTAGCAAAGTGAGCTCCCTAACTATTGGTTATCCCAACCTTCCAGCAGCAAAGCGAGCGCCCTAACTATTGGCTACCCCAACCTTACAGAAGCGAAGCGAACGCCCTAACTACTGGCTACCCCAGCCTTTCATAAGCAAAACGAGCGCCGTAACTATTGGCTACCGCGATCAGTTTGTGCAGTATGTAATCATTGCGAATAACCTAAGCAACTTATGTTATACATTAGGCGAAGAATTATTCATGTGTATTATAACtattacactgtacatgtataatgactTTAGTTCAACAACGAGCATATCTTACATGTATTCGTATTGGCGTATACTCATCCGATTTCAGTTGTGGTTTGAAATTGTTCGACATTTATACCGGTAGTATCATTTTGTCAACTAGAGCAAACTTTGATGTATGACATTTGTAAGGATCGAGGTAATCTTGAAGGTGACATTGAAGGTCGCAAGCAAAGAACCACATGTTAATACATCGATCGATAAAAATCACCTACGTAGAGGATGGTGATTATGCTTTCCTTCCCCACTGGTTACATCAAGGAAATGCCAAAGATTACCATGATGGATAAAGAGGAAAAAACACTTAACAAACCTTAAAGATCTCTGATCGACATCTGGCCTGTATATCCGGGTATTTTGCAAACGTCATCAACATCCATTTGATATAAGTAATTAGGTTATCTCTTCCACCGACATAAATGTCGACGATGGTCCTCAAAGCGTCCAGTTCTGAAATGTACTCAGAAAATGACTAAAATGGTCTGCGTATAATCAGATTTTAAAGCGAGGCaggatactgacaaacatgttgatgtcATAGGGGTTCAACAGTCTAGTAAaatgtcagcattttgcaaattctatggttgttataatgatctacatgtagtttgccaatacaacctatcattggttcaagtgctgtctgacgtgtttcataccgattattaggaacactgattttgactacaggttactctgtttacctgagcaaaagatagggctcacggcgaatgtgaccggttgacatggcgtgcttattcctcctaggcacctgccccacctctggtatgcccaagGGTCCatcgtgtttgcctaactctttattttgtgtcCCTTACAGAATATtccttatagaaattatgagattgatcactattcgttatcttcacctttcatacgaAAAAAATTAGTCTCACCATTTCTAAATGGTTTTGTCCAAACTAAGATAAAAGCATACAACTACACTTTTGAAAACGAGAAAACAAGACGATGAGTTATGAGAGGAAAACAGACAACAAATTGACAACTGAGAGTATTAAATATCAGTTGACTTCTAGCATGCATAATTAAATTCCGTTAATGGATGACATGGTACATATTGACAATCTGCTTCAAGTATGCAGATAATTGATCTCATCTCTCCTGAGGAGGTAGAAGACTTAGCCAACTTTTTTATCACACCTTTGTCGATATGTCTTAAACAATACCGTTGTGCTTTAAGTATGTTTTATGTCATATCAAGCATTGCCGCATTTCTTCTAGTATATAAAAAAGTAGGCGTGTTGCTGCGGACGAATGACAGTGAACAGTCTTACCAACTTCCTGTCGCATCATGGTATACAggtagttttgaaatatatgtgaAAGGTACAGCGGGAATGTACACATAAGGACGATTGCTCAGCGCTTACATCTGGCCTCACAATTAGTGTTAAATTACCCCGACGTACCAGTCATTCCATCCTTTGAGCGGTCGTCCTTCGACTTCGATAGATACATTTGTAGAAAGTCCTGCGGAGGATCGTTGGTTGAATTCTTGTTCTCTTTTATAACCTTTCTGATTATTCCAAATACATACTCCTCGTCATTTTCGGCCGCTCGTATCTGTAAAAAGTTAGATGATACTTCGTATCTTAGTATGACATATGCCAAATTGAAAGTGTCAATTGTGGttagtatttaaaaaataaattctcaCCTTTGATTTATTGATGAGCGCCAACAATGGGATGTAATTCTCAATATTTGCAGTGGCCATTGAAAACCCAAAACTTTCTATTTTATCTCTCATTTCGGCCATGGTCGAGTCATCATACGCAgatcttaataaaaaaaaaaaatgcagttaaCACACATCGTAGATTTTGCTCTGTTCGTTATGCAccaaatccaatgatagataATTTCATCGTCAACAAAAGTTACTTAATCAACAATGCTTTTCCTGTAACAGTCATATACAGTTCCATACCTAAAATACAGTCTAttgaatatgtatacatgtacaactttctATCAAAATATACTTACCTTTGAAATTAGagaatatcaataaataatGGTCTGATCATGCACAGATCAATAAAGATTTGAAGCCTTTATTGCAATATTTAGAGATAAAATGTGTAATACGGAGTACTGTTAAGGAAAGAAAGGTCGATACCTTTTTCCAATGAGAAAGGCTGACAGAAAGTTGAAAGCGGCTTGGCGGATCAAATATTCCAGATTATAGGTGGTGGATCCGTCCCTGACGAAAGACTGGAACTCCTCAAACTCTGCCGTTAGGTGTCGCCTGAGAGCGGACATTACATTCGTGTCATCCATGGCCGTTTTCAATAAAGCCTGCATAGCTAGCCACTGTTTGCCATTGCTCCATACAATTCCTGTAACGTGTAGCATTAGGGAAAAAATTACATTCAAGTTACGTCTTTAAAGCACCAAGCACAGAGCTCTGTGGCGCTTTTTTTAGGGTCACAATATTGGATTTTCGGGTTTGGATAACTGACATTTATGAATCgactttgaaaacaaaattacttGTCTGCAAGATATCAGATAGGGGAGAAGTTTATCATGATGTCTTACGgggtcatacatgtatgtcaattcAGTCTTGCAGCTATTGCCGTTAACCATTAGATGGCCGATATATTATATCTGTAGAACCAACCAGACCCATCCGTACAGAAAGTGGACTTAAAGAAAATCCTGTGTctacataaacacacacacacacaggcacGTAGCAACAGGGACCCTGGCCCGCCCCCTTTTTCCCGTTTTATCTACATTAGTCCGttagttttacatgcaaagttcgaTTCATCGGCAAGTAACCCCCTCCTCTTCATACGCTTTTCATATTTGTAGTGTGAACGGGAGTAG contains:
- the LOC125683410 gene encoding cytochrome P450 1A1-like encodes the protein MDSPWQIVGIASATALVLYLAISYRRGSRYKLPPGPWAWPIVGNLFQLSGGKGFYYKLLGFRERYGDLFRVQMGVHTFFVVFGRRYFHELLVEKGDLVSNRPNWVYTPDKLTHGKGIVWSNGKQWLAMQALLKTAMDDTNVMSALRRHLTAEFEEFQSFVRDGSTTYNLEYLIRQAAFNFLSAFLIGKRSAYDDSTMAEMRDKIESFGFSMATANIENYIPLLALINKSKIRAAENDEEYVFGIIRKVIKENKNSTNDPPQDFLQMYLSKSKDDRSKDGMTELDALRTIVDIYVGGRDNLITYIKWMLMTFAKYPDIQARCRSEIFKVIGRDRRVQADDGSKTPYTLATVKELMRMRAPVVLAPFHAAKQDIKLGEYDIPKDGIILIDCKAPSHDSNIWKDPEVFNPERFLEGADHQVPETIFAPYGTGPRYCIGRYIGDMFQYAFTANLVQNFQVTTKNPEEQISMEDVFDKFGLRPQHFDKIVLKPVE